The following DNA comes from Capsicum annuum cultivar UCD-10X-F1 chromosome 7, UCD10Xv1.1, whole genome shotgun sequence.
ttgataaaagcttcgctattttttgtaatttaatacttaaatatgctactttatgtattttttcctactTTCAATATCAACTTCGAAGAATAGTGGAAAATATCTTCCTACGTGTATACAAGTTTAGTTACTATTTTTAGCAACCTtggcaaagaaaaaagaaacttcATAAAGAAGTCAAAATAGGAAGAAATGAGAGATGTGTGACTCGTTTAGATCATGAGCTGGCACAAAAGTAAAAAACgtggattttaaaaaaaaaaaaagaaaggagggCAAGAGAGATAGTTGCACACCATGATTGAGGAAAATCTTGGATTTATAGGAACAAATACATCTTTAAGTAAATTTATGGGAAGTGATTCTTCATATTCAATTGGAATTTTTGATTCCAAGACAGCAATCACAGAGAGTGATAAATTGTTACTATTCAAATATTGTGAGCTTGGACTTGCTGGCTCAAATACTACTTCTTCTTCCAATGCTATATCCATTTTCTAGATTAATACTACAAGAATAGTACTATTGTGTAACACTTAGTTTTAATTAGCATTTGGCATGTAAAGTGTGAGTATTTATATATAGATAGAGGCTAATAAAGAAAATGAATCATCTTGTGTGAAATAAATAGTGTTTATGTTGGAAAAGTCCTCCTTGATTTACTTTAACTTTAATTATTGATAGAGATATTTATTTGCCTTGATTggacaaaatatataaatagtaaagTGCTTTTCATACttctttttcaaagaaaaaaaaaatatgagaaaacgacgAATAAACTTTAGATGATCTAAATTACTAATATGGTACCCAACAAATATATAGATTTTGTATATTTAAGTATAACACACATTTACTATACATTGATATTTATTGTATACCACTCTTTAATTTACCGTTTATTCTAGGATGATTAAATTTGTATGTAGGTCAAAAGCACGCATTACGATTTAGCTTCAAATTAGTAGTGAGAGCTTGTAAgagaataaattatttgaaataataagaCAAATAACAAGTAAAACGGAGATTGAGAGTAAATTTGAATAACTATCCGATCTGCAATACTTTAGCAATAAGTGAGTTAGTGATCGTGAATGTTTGACAAACGATCTCTATTGAGGCTATTTTATTCCATTCACATATTGataagtttcttttttttcttacgCGTAGATTGTATTTATCTGCTCCTGAAAGGATTATTCGTTCCAAGTACTCTTTCAACGAGGAGTCATTACAACAAGGGGTCGTTATTGAAAGTAATAAACacattatccaaataaattaacCCGATATAGGTGTGCATAGACTTTATGTATTTAACTAAactcaattatttaaattatgacAATTCACTATCTTCCAAATTAAATGCAATTAGGACATTGGAGTATTCTAGTTGTCTTGATAAAGTTGAAGTATTGCACGAGTATGACTTTTTCATATCCAATTTAATTTGAGTTGGAAAATGCTTGACATCTAGGGTACAATATTACATTGTCATAAACTAATTAAACCAAGTTAGGTGAGTGATTGTTGATTGATTACCAAGTGTCATCACAATTATGGAATACGTGGTTATTACTAATACATACACTATATGGTTCAACCTCAATAGTGCCCCATGAAAATGAAACCACATTGTTGAagagttaataaataaaaatcatcctcctaaatttgacaccaaattataattttgaccttaaactttgacagtacataaatatgacttttaactattcaaaactgcacaaatatgacctccaattctacgtggcaaaacgcttgttcaacacgcaaaactggacACGTctagcttaaaatctaagggcatgatacataaatatgactttaaactttgacagtgtacaaatatgacctttaactattcaaaactgcacaaatatgacctttaaatgacttttcactattattttttttattatttttggctcgaagatgaaaatgacatctaatttcttttgtcattgcggaaaaagagcaatattgaagatttattaattaggtgggtcagcctcatacgaaaaaatcgctcggctatgtatatatattataaagcagaggacgaatttaagttatataatatatttaaatataatttatttaaatattaaattaaagatgagactatactaataataaaaaaattatagttttaataaaacgttattaaattaacgttattaaggatagtagtagtagtatattaaattaacgttattaaattaacgttattaaaatgttattaaattaatgttattaaaatattattaaattaatccaggggcggacctacgtggttgccatggggttcacccgaaccccctcggtaaaaaaattacgttatatgtataaggtagaaaatctatatttatgtacgtatattaatgttgaaccacatgaaacaaggcacttaaaTAGCCCAACGGTATTTGCTCTTCTTGGACGTTTCCTTCGGCCTACTGCGGGAGTtcgattttttaatttaaaaaaaagttaggtgttgcagctatagaaataataataataataataataataataataataataataataataaNNNNNNNNNNNNNNNNNNNNNNNNNNNNNNNNNNNNNNNNNNNNNNNNNNNNNNNNNNNNNNNNNNNNNNNNNNNNNNNNNNNNNNNNNNNNNNNNNNNNNNNNNNNNNNNNNNNNNNNNNNNNNNNNNNNNNNNNNNNNNNNNNNNNNNNNNNNNNNNNNNNNNNNNNNNNNNNNNNNNNNNNNNNNNNNNNNNNNNNNNNNNNNNNNNNNNNNNNNNNNNNNNNNNNNNNNNNNNNNNNNNNNNNNNNNNNNNNNNNNNNNNNNNNNNNNNNNNNNNNNNNNNNNNNNNNNNNNNNNNNNNNNNNNNNNNNNNNNNNNNNNNNNNNNNNNNNNNNNNNNNNNNNNNNNNNNNNNNNNNNNNNNNNNNNNNNNNNNNNNNNNNNNNNNNNNNNNNNNNNNNNNNNNNNNNNNNNNNNNNNNNNNNNNNNNNNNNNNNNNNNNNNNNNNNNNNNNNNNNNNNNNNNNNNNNNNNNNNNNNNNNNNNNNNNNNNNNNNNNNNNNNNNNNNNNNNNNNNNNNNNNNNNNNNNNNNNNNNNNNNNNNNNNNNNNNNNNNNNNNNNNNNNNNNNNNNNNNNNNNNNNNNNNNNNNNNNNNNNNNNNNNNNNNNNNNNNNNNNNNNNNNNNNNNNNNNNNNNNNNNNNNNNNNNNNNNNNNNNNNNNNNNNNNNNNNNNNNNNNNNNNNNNNNNNNNNNNNNNNNNNNNNNNNNNNNNNNNNNNNNNNNNNNNNNNNNNNNNNNNNNNNNNNNNNNNNNNNNNNNNNNNNNNNNNNNNNNNNNNNNNNNNNNNNNNNNNNNNNNNNNNNNNNNNNNNNNNNNNNNNNNNNNNNNNNNNNNNNNNNNNNNNNNNNNNNNNNNNNNNNNNNNNNNNNNNNNNNNNNNNNNNNNNNNNNNNNNNNNNNNNNNNNNNNNNNNNNNNNNNNNNNNNNNNNNNNNNNNNNNNNNNNNNNNNNNNNNNNNNNNNNNNNNNNNNNNNNNNNNNNNNNNNNNNNNNNNNNNNNNNNNNNNNNNNNNNNNNNNNNNNNNNNNNNNNNNNNNNNNNNNNNNNNNNNNNNNNNNNNNNNNNNNNNNNNNNNNNNNNNNNNNNNNNNNNNNNNNNNNNNNNNNNNNNNNNNNNNNNNNNNNNNNNNNNNNNNNNNNNNNNNNNNNNNNNNNNNNNNNNNNNNNNNNNNNNNNNNNNNNNNNNNNNNNNNNNNNNNNNNNNNNNNNNNNNNNNNNNNNNNNNNNNNNNNNNNNNNNNNNNNNNNNNNNNNNNNNNNNNNNNNNNNNNNNNNNNNNNNNNNNNNNNNNNNNNNNNNNNNNNNNNNNNNNNNNNNNNNNNNNNNNNNNNNNNNNNNNNNNNNNNNNNNNNNNNNNNNNNNNNNNNNNNNNNNNNNNNNNNNNNNNNNNNNNNNNNNNNNNNNNNNNNNNNNNNNNNNNNNNNNNNNNNNNNNNNNNNNNNNNNNNNNNNNNNNNNNNNNNNNNNNNNNNNNNNNNNNNNNNNNNNNNNNNNNNNNNNNNNNNNNNNNNNNNNNNNNNNNNNNNNNNNNNNNNNNNNNNNNNNNNNNNNNNNNNNNNNNNNNNNNNNNNNNNNNNNNNNNNNNNNNNNNNNNNNNNNNNNNNNNNNNNNNNNNNNNNNNNNNNNNNNNNNNNNNNNNNNNNNNNNNNNNNNNNNNNNNNNNNNNNNNNNNNNNNNNNNNNNNNNNNNNNNNNNNNNNNNNNNNNNNNNNNNNNNNNNNNNNNNNNNNNNNNNNNNNNNNNNNNNNNNNNNNNNNNNNNNNNNNNNNNNNNNNNNNNNNNNNNNNNNNNNNNNNNNNNNNNNNNNNNNNNNNNNNNNNNNNNNNNNNNNNNNNNNNNNNNNNNNNNNNNNNNNNNNNNNNNNNNNNNNNNNNNNNNNNNNNNNNNNNNNNNNNNNNNNNNNNNNNNNNNNNNNNNNNNNNNNNNNNNNNNNNNNNNNNNNNNNNNNNNNNNNNNNNNNNNNNNNNNNNNNNNNNNNNNNNNNNNNNNNNNNNNNNNNNNNNNNNNNNNNNNNNNNNNNNNNNNNNNNNNNNNNNNNNNNNNNNNNNNNNNNNNNNNNNNNNNNNNNNNNNNNNNNNNNNNNNNNNNNNNNNNNNNNNNNNNNNNNNNNNNNNNNNNNNNNNNNNNNNNNNNNNNNNNNNNNNNNNNNNNNNNNNNNNNNNNNNNNNNNNNNNNNNNNNNNNNNNNNNNNNNNNNNNNNNNNNNNNNNNNNNNNNNNNNNNNNNNNNNNNNNNNNNNNNNNNNNNNNNNNNNNNNNNNNNNNNNNNNNNNNNNNNNNNNNNNNNNNNNNNNNNNNNNNNNNNNNNNNNNNNNNNNNNNNNNNNNNNNNNNNNNNNNNNNNNNNNNNNNNNNNNNNNNNNNNNNNNNNNNNNNNNNNNNNNNNNNNNNNNNNNNNNNNNNNNNNNNNNNNNNNNNNNNNNNNNNNNNNNNNNNNNNNNNNNNNNNNNNNNNNNNNNNNNNNNNNNNNNNNNNNNNNNNNNNNNNNNNNNNNNNNNNNNNNNNNNNNNNNNNNNNNNNNNNNNNNNNNNNNNNNNNNNNNNNNNNNNNNNNNNNNNNNNNNNNNNNNNNNNNNNNNNNNNNNNNNNNNNNNNNNNNNNNNNNNNNNNNNNNNNNNNNNNNNNNNNNNNNNNNNNNNNNNNNNNNNNNNNNNNNNNNNNNNNNNNNNNNNNNNNNNNNNNNNNNNNNNNNNNNNNNNNNNNNNNNNNNNNNNNNNNNNNNNNNNNNNNNNNNNNNNNNNNNNNNNNNNNNNNNNNNNNNNNNNNNNNNNNNNNNNNNNNNNNNNNNNNNNNNNNNNNNNNNNNNNNNNNNNNNNNNNNNNNNNNNNNNNNNNNNNNNNNNNNNNNNNNNNNNNNNNNNNNNNNNNNNNNNNNNNNNNNNNNNNNNNNNNNNNNNNNNNNNNNNNNNNNNNNNNNNNNNNNNNNNNNNNNNNNNNNNNNNNNNNNNNNNNNNNNNNNNNNNNNNNNNNNNNNNNNNNNNNNNNNNNNNNNNNNNNNNNNNNNNNNNNNTCtctatgtcttttaaatattttaagttattaactattgtgatttgtggtaacaaattagttttgaacatgatagtcaattaaataaataaataaaatttacttccaatatgtagttatagttaattaatataaattaatagaatatattaaatatttaaaccattataatgaaacaatgaaattattatatattgagatatgatatgtaattaaatGAGAATAGAGGGGTGttttgataattatgtaaaaagaaccacctcttctatataatgaaaatgataaattaagATGTATTTTTGTGTCCATAATATATAAAACCGAAAGAGTAGTAGTATTagaaaagaaaagatattttGAGCTAAAACTGAAAGTCCTAAATCATAGCAACCAGCAATTAAGGAGCAAGACCAGCTCATATAAAACAAACTAATATATATTTTACACCTATCATCATACTGTAAATATACGACTCATTTTTTACTTCCAAAACCATTCCCTAGGTTTACAAGAAATCTCCATTCATCATCACACCAACACAAACATTCATTCACTCTACTAATTTCCACAAAAATATCATGAATCTTCAACTATGCATAATTTTATTTGTAGTTTCATTGATGATTCTTATTCCTACAACATCATCATCTTCCTCAGTACATTACTACAATGACAACAAATATGATTACTACACTAACTTTGGTCATGATATTTCAAGCATCTATAGTGAAACCTCCACTAATAACGCACGACGAATATTGCCAGCCAGGAGAAATAGAAGATACGTGAGCTATGCTGCACTTTCTAGGGACAGTATTCCATGTAATGTACGAGGGGCTTCTTATTACAGCAATAATTGCAAGTCTGGAAAGGCAATTAATCCATATCGTCGTGGTTGTACTCAAATTACTCGATGTGCCAGGAGCAATTCTTGATCAAtctcatttttttaatctataaTTATCGTAAAAACCgttcagttttcaatttatttgtgtTCCAAGTAGTATGAGTGTAACAACCAAGTACCTAGAGAtagtctttcttcttctttttctttttttgtttcgtTGAACTGAGTAATAATTGTTATTGGTATCATGGTCAGTAGTATGAGTGTAACAAGAAATTGTTTGCCTGATAGAAGACTATGTAATTAAATTTGTCCCGTCCATTTTCTTGTGAATCATTATTAACCAACACGAACAAGCAGCAAATACACCTAACCATTTTTTAGGAAGGGTGTTGTGAAAACAAATAAGTATTCAAAAAGATTTGAGTGCACGTAAATCTTACTTTGTAGGGGTAGAGGAGCTGTTTTCATACTGTTTAAATATCTTTTTctgaggaaaaataaaaaactatcacAAAGTCCCCAGGCTCAAATTGTGCACTATTATTTTAAGATTGTGCTCTTAGTGGAAAAAAAAAACTTGGGACTTAAGAGACCTTATATTTGGCTTGAATTGTCAATTGAGTAAAGATCTGCATTAAACTCGTTTTGAACTTAACTAATTCGACTCAAACTCTCTTACTTCTTTGGCAAGTATTTTTCCTTCTATCCATTCCTAAACGTCAAAGAATTTAGCGAAAAATGACCAAGCAAGAAAATGAagtaaaatagattataattgccATAACACAACTTCAGAAAAAACAATCTATGTAGCTAGACCTAGccaaacacacaaaataaaatccaaataaCACAACAAactaagaatcaaattacacaaAAAACAGCTACCATAATCAAACTAAACACCCAAACCAACACACTTGAACCACCAACACTCATTGCATCCGACTTTGCCGGAGCCGGAGCCGGTGAAACTGACCCTGGAGAGGGTGGAGGAGTCGGAGCAATGACCGGAGAAATCGCCGGTGTTGGAGTGACAGGTGATGAGGACTTGTGGTGATCTGGAGATAGTACAACTACTAGAAGCTTTTGGCCTAGTTCACAGTGGTTATCTTTGCCACTGATGAAATAAAATCTGCCATTTCTTGTAAATTTGAGTTTTGAATGTCCATCTTTCATGTGATGAATGGGACTTGTCTTGTTGCATTTGGTGTAATCATCATTGTCATGAACTACCATAACTGAATCTTGTCCTTTCTTGTACTTGAAAACTGCATGAAAAGGGCAAAAACAAACTTTTATATATGGTAGCGTAAAGAAATGTCGTGACTCGTGACAAGTTAATTAACTCGTACTTAACGTGTATGCCAAGTTACCACTATGAACAAATTAAACAGAAATTACCTAGTAAACAATTTGATTACTATATGATTCTCATGACAATGGCAGGGTGGTACCCCTGCTTTCTCGCGATTCCTACTCCAATAAAAAAACTAAAGGCCCATGCCAAGGATAAGTCGACAAACTATGACCGAGAGTTAATTTCTTTGAAGCAACAATCACGTAGGGCGATCCGGCCGAGTCAGAAAGGCTACGTTTATCAAATTACTAACATCAGGAGATTGACTGTTATTACCTTAATAAGCAACTTGGTTACATAATTATGTGTTCAATTACTAAATTACCACTATATCAACAGCTTGATTAGTAATTATTATGTAATAAGCAATTTGATTATGTGTTTaccaaattattattttacaagaGATTGACCAGTAATTACCTATGTGTATACCAAATTATTACTATGAAGAGGTTGACCGCTAAATATTTAGTAAGCAATTTGATTATATTACATGCTTACCAAATTACCACTATATCAAGAATTGACTGGCACTTACCTAGTACTAGTAAGCAATTTGGTTACATACAATTATTTGTTTGCCAAAAAATCTCTCAAGAGATTTGACTGGTAATTATACGTTCTAAACAATTTGGTTATATAATTATGTGCTAACCAAATTACCACTAAGAATTGACTGGTAGTTACCTAATAGTAGGAAATTTGGTTATACAATTATCTGTTTACCAAATTACCACTCTCAAGAGATTGACCAGTATAACTATCTAATAAGCAATTTGGTTGTATAATTATGTGCTTACCAAATTAACAAGATTTCAACATAATTACCATAAACAATTTGGTTCACTATTCTCTATACCGTCGCTACACAAATTTTAAACCAAATGATTTAGAATTTATAATTTATGACGTTTCtaagttaattcaaaatatgaTAACATAAAACACACAATATGGTACtaga
Coding sequences within:
- the LOC107877320 gene encoding early nodulin-like protein 1; the encoded protein is MHMDSLSFVGISCIIFLSFLCSSQGHKLYVGGKEGWVLKPSESYDQWARRNRFQVNDTIVFKYKKGQDSVMVVHDNDDYTKCNKTSPIHHMKDGHSKLKFTRNGRFYFISGKDNHCELGQKLLVVVLSPDHHKSSSPVTPTPAISPVIAPTPPPSPGSVSPAPAPAKSDAMSVGGSSVLVWVFSLIMVAVFCVI